A part of Sander vitreus isolate 19-12246 chromosome 8, sanVit1, whole genome shotgun sequence genomic DNA contains:
- the aplnr2 gene encoding apelin receptor 2: MSDFLTSPSPSTPPLFHCNYSDWSPSFSIIPSIYLLAFLVGCLGNSLVLWAYLDRADGKGTGKLCCTGIFRTSQQSINSAGRFHHGSFPQKNKENCGSFSGQRPSSHSSSSSYPPSIPRPSRSLTDSLIASLALADLCFLVTLPLWAVYTAMGYHWPFGQPLCQISSFLTALNMYASVFSLSMLSVERYWVLTGRRHSSHHAPQSCPSRALWILGGVWVLAGVLALPGLLLRSVREVEVDPESDYDWQLEQIHPTTDSGSVFLSCQMDYSMLIGAELEERDRERAEMWWTATLSLKSTLIGFLLPLVILLVCYCSLAQLLSRHFGRGPRPDRRRQRRLLRVIVTLVMAFFLCWLPLHVNKTVSMLLEFGFVPYSCSLDQILLAAQPYVTCLAYLNSCLNPLLYAACDPSFRKRCRGALLVLCGTSRKGRGGEEREGKEDEGEKEERSSAFPTRTQEETADRTEEGEEERVGEVGGMIAEITASK, encoded by the coding sequence ATGTCAGACTTCCtcacctccccctctccttctaCCCCTCCTCTATTCCACTGCAACTACAGTGACTGGTCTCCCTCCTTCTCCATCATCCCATCCATCTACCTGCTGGCCTTCCTGGTTGGTTGCCTCGGCAACAGTCTGGTGCTGTGGGCCTACCTGGACCGAGCCGATGGGAAGGGAACTGGAAAGCTTTGTTGCACTGGCATTTTCAGAACCAGTCAGCAGAGCATTAACAGTGCTGGTAGATTTCACCATGGGTCATTTCCTCAGAAGAACAAGGAGAACTGTGGATCTTTCTCAGGACAAAGACCCTCCtctcactcctcctcctcctcctatcctccctccatccctcgtCCCTCCCGCTCACTGACAGACTCTCTGATAGCCAGCTTAGCGTTAGCTGACCTCTGCTTCCTTGTGACTCTTCCTCTGTGGGCGGTCTACACAGCGATGGGCTACCACTGGCCTTTTGGGCAACCCCTCTGCCAAATCAGCAGCTTCCTCACTGCGCTCAACATGTATGCCAGTGTGTTCAGCCTGAGCATGCTCAGTGTGGAGCGGTACTGGGTTCTGACTGGACGCCGGCACTCCAGCCACCATGCCCCACAGAGCTGCCCCAGCAGGGCTTTGTGGATACTTGGAGGGGTGTGGGTGCTGGCGGGCGTGCTGGCACTTCCTGGTCTGCTGCTGCGCTCTGTCAGGGAGGTAGAGGTAGACCCTGAATCTGATTATGATTGGCAGCTGGAGCAAATTCATCCTACTACTGACTCTGGATCAGTCTTCCTCTCCTGCCAGATGGATTACTCTATGCTGATTGGAGCAGAGCTAGAAGAGAGAGATCGGGAGAGGGCAGAGATGTGGTGGACGGCCACCTTGAGTCTTAAATCAACTCTAATTGGCTTCCTGCTTCCTCTTGTCATCTTGCTGGTTTGCTACTGCTCACTGGCCCAGCTCCTCAGCCGACATTTTGGACGGGGCCCTCGTCCTGACCGCAGGCGCCAGCGAAGACTCCTCAGGGTCATCGTGACTTTAGTGATGGCTTTCTTCCTGTGCTGGCTGCCTCTGCATGTTAATAAGACGGTTTCAATGCTGCTGGAGTTTGGCTTTGTCCCATATTCTTGCTCTTTAGATCAGATTTTACTGGCAGCTCAGCCATATGTCACTTGTTTAGCTTATCTTAACTCCTGCCTTAATCCTCTCCTATACGCTGCATGCGACCCGTCATTCAGGAAGAGATGCAGAGGAGCTCTTCTTGTGTTGTGCGGGACGAGCAGGAAAGgacgaggaggagaggaaagggagggaaaggaggatgaaggtgagaaagaggaaaggagTTCGGCTTTTCCCACAAGAACacaagaggaaacagcagataggacagaggagggagaagaggagagggtgGGGGAGGTTGGTGGGATGATTGCTGAGATAACTGCTTCAAAATGA